The following coding sequences are from one Bacillus sp. (in: firmicutes) window:
- the rpiB gene encoding ribose 5-phosphate isomerase B — MKVAIASDHGGIHIREEIKNLMEEMGIEYDDFGCECSTSVDYPDYAFPVAEKVAKGEYDRGILICGTGIGMSISANKVNGIRCALVHDVFSAKATREHNDSNVLAMGERVVGPGLAREIARVWLTTEFEGGRHLNRVNKITDYEKK; from the coding sequence ATGAAAGTAGCAATTGCTTCAGATCACGGCGGGATTCATATTAGAGAGGAAATTAAGAATTTAATGGAAGAGATGGGGATTGAATATGACGACTTTGGCTGCGAATGCAGCACCTCTGTCGATTATCCAGATTATGCCTTTCCAGTTGCGGAAAAAGTTGCAAAGGGAGAGTATGATCGTGGCATTCTTATTTGTGGCACAGGCATTGGTATGTCAATTTCAGCGAACAAAGTAAATGGAATACGTTGTGCTTTAGTGCACGACGTTTTTAGTGCGAAAGCAACACGAGAGCATAATGATAGCAATGTTCTTGCAATGGGTGAGCGTGTAGTCGGCCCTGGTCTAGCAAGAGAAATTGCTAGAGTATGGCTGACAACTGAGTTCGAAGGCGGCCGCCATTTAAATCGTGTCAACAAAATTACTGATTACGAAAAAAAATAA
- a CDS encoding TIGR01440 family protein, which translates to MEIDLELIKNELQTVVADLQRAASLTREHILVIGCSTSEVIGKRIGSSGTDDVAQIIFEVLAKFKEETGVQLAFQCCEHLNRAIVVENETVQKKQLEQVSVIPVKHAGGAMATYAFHRMENPRMVEFIKADAGIDIGDTFIGMHIKHVAVPVRSKVTEIGKAHVTMACSRPKLIGGERAVYSEIKVNKTCDS; encoded by the coding sequence ATGGAGATAGATTTAGAGCTAATAAAAAACGAGCTTCAAACTGTAGTAGCTGACCTCCAAAGAGCCGCATCGCTTACAAGAGAGCATATCCTTGTAATTGGATGCAGTACGAGTGAGGTGATTGGCAAGCGAATTGGAAGTTCTGGCACAGATGATGTTGCCCAAATAATTTTTGAAGTATTGGCAAAGTTTAAGGAAGAGACGGGTGTACAGTTAGCCTTTCAATGCTGCGAGCATTTAAACCGTGCCATTGTTGTTGAAAACGAAACAGTGCAAAAAAAGCAGCTTGAACAAGTTTCTGTTATACCGGTTAAACATGCGGGTGGAGCGATGGCTACATACGCTTTCCACCGTATGGAAAATCCGCGAATGGTTGAATTTATAAAAGCGGATGCTGGTATAGACATAGGTGATACATTTATCGGAATGCATATTAAACATGTCGCGGTCCCAGTTCGTAGTAAAGTAACAGAAATTGGGAAGGCTCATGTAACAATGGCTTGCAGCAGACCGAAATTAATCGGTGGCGAACGAGCTGTATATTCGGAAATAAAAGTGAATAAAACTTGTGACAGCTGA